One Euphorbia lathyris chromosome 1, ddEupLath1.1, whole genome shotgun sequence DNA segment encodes these proteins:
- the LOC136202542 gene encoding protein PTST, chloroplastic: protein MEIGTTGCCVGRQTPWFSWSSRTSNWRIVHRLSDKIKTSNPRLSYPYQVTVTKHWRSQESRRTYTKIVGLEESSSIQPEDEDNASDATHEEFPQPLNSGELKVLLADSERGRLIKKLSEANQHNRILRRLLHAKDDALTNFKSELGVMELEIQALVSLAEEIAQSGITQGSRKIHGKYIQSHLLSRLEAVHENLMEQIKDVDAVQSKEVHLFWVGMAESVQVMGSFDGWSQGEDLSPEYDGSFTKFTTTLMLRPGRYEIKFLVDGEWRLSPEYPSVGEGLTENNLLFVE from the exons ATGGAGATTGGTACCACAGG GTGCTGTGTTGGAAGACAAACACCATGGTTTTCATGGAGTTCCCGAACATCAAATTGGAGAATTGTGCATCGACTTTCTGACAAAATAAAGACGAGCAACCCAAGGTTGTCATATCCTTACCAAGTTACTGTAACAAAGCATTGGAGGAGCCAAGAATCCAGGAGAACATATACAAAGATAGTTGGATTGGAGGAGTCTTCGTCAATACAACCAGAAGATGAAGACAATGCATCTGATGCTACACATGAAGAGTTTCCTCAACCATTGAATAGCGGTGAG CTGAAGGTACTGCTTGCTGATTCAGAAAGAGGAAGACTCATTAAGAAACTTAGTGAAGCCAATCAACACAATCGTATCCTCAGACGACTG CTGCATGCGAAAGATGATGCACTGACTAACTTCAAAAGTGAACTTGGTGTAATGGAACTTGAAATTCAG GCCTTAGTTTCGCTGGCAGAAGAAATTGCTCAATCTGGCATTACACAAGGTTCAAGAAAGATACATGGAAAATATATTCAATCCCATCTACTTTCACGTTTAGAAG CTGTCCATGAAAATTTGATGGAACAAATAAAGGATGTTGATGCTGTACAATCCAAGGAGGTTCACTTATTCTGGGTTGGCATGGCTGAG AGTGTGCAAGTAATGGGCAGTTTTGATGGTTGGAGTCAAGGAGAGGACTTATCGCCAGAATACGATGGTTCCTTCACCAAATTCACCACAACATTAATGCTCAGACCTGGAAG GTATGAGATCAAATTCTTGGTGGATGGAGAATGGCGATTATCTCCAGAGTATCCTAGTGTTGGTGAGGGACTGACAGAAAATAACTTGTTATTTGTGGAGTAA